A segment of the Trifolium pratense cultivar HEN17-A07 linkage group LG7, ARS_RC_1.1, whole genome shotgun sequence genome:
AATTCCTTTAAAAATATGAGAGTGATAGTTCAAGAGCCAAATTGGTCAGAAaatgatagtttagggaccaaAGTTAACACTCCTTGGCCATTACATGATTAGAAACTTTATGCTTACCTGTCCAAATGCATATGGCAATGCTGAGTACATTCCAGCAGCTTTTTCTCTATAGAAAACTGTTCTCTCAATGACTACAACTGGTTGCACTGTTGTAGCATTTTGTACTCCAATGAAGAGGACTGCGGCATACATGGATCCCATCGCGTTAAATATATCTTGTCTTCTTCCCCTGCATTACAAGAATACATAAATAAAGGTATAATGAACAGCAATATGAATGGCAACTCAGAAATGAGTTAAGGAATATTGTTCGGTACCTTTTAGAGCCAATATCCCAAAATATTGTCCCAAACAACAGAGCTACGATTGTTGTGAATAAAAGTCTCACTGCACTATATGGAGGATTTCGCCAGTATGATAGGTGCTGCTTCCAAAGGCAAGCCATACATTGGGTTAAGAAAGATTGTGAGTGCTGTGTTGCGAAGTACAAGTCTTTAGAACCCTCTGGAGGGACACTTAGTTCCCCGATCAAGGTCTTGTTTCTCCTGAATGTAATTATACAAGATGGCTTAATGAACCACACATATGCCGAAAGAGCGCTTATTATACTTCCAAACATTATGATATTATATGGAATTTGCTTTAATTTTCAAGTTTTTCCTATCTTACCTATATAAGTCAGAATTCTTGTATAGTTCAGAGAAGTTAACTCCAAGAGCTGCTTCTTGTGCTTCTGAAGTAACCTCCAACATCCAAGTGGCAGGGTTATAACCATTCTTGATTTTTGGCACTCCATTAATTCCCTATACAAAGCAGGTGTATTTTGCTTTGATGAAAAAACTGATTGATAATATGTTAAGTATTTagtattagtaaaaatattgGAGATAGTGACCTCAAAGTAATTTATCAGATGAGAACAATGTCGGCCTAATGGCCCCACATATATTTCTTCTCCTCCACGCTTCAAGAGAAGTAGCTGTAAGTACAAAAATAGATGTTCAGCCTTGTGACACTAAATTTTTTTCAGCAACTTAGAAAAAGTAAATAGGGTCTCTAACCTCATCAAAAGCATCAAATATATCAATACTAGGCTGGTGAATTGTACAGACAACCGTTCGCCCCGTGTCCACTGTATTCCTCACTGTTCTCATTACTATAGCAGCAGCTCTGGCATCAAGGCCAGAGGTAGGTTCATCCATGAATATAATAGATGGATTGGCAACAAGTTCAACTGCAATTGTTAACCTTTTGCGCTGCTCCGTGGACAGACCATTCACACCAGGCAACCCAACCAGGGCATCTCTTATTGAAGTTAGCTCTATCAGTTCCATAACTTCCTCAATGAACATCTGAAATAAGTGGTATGTGTTACATGTCTTCTTAATACGCTATAGTTGTATGtataaagtaaaagaaaaacaaaaaagttgacAGGCTTTACCTTTCTTGTGGCAGAATCAACCTCAGAGGGTAACCGGAGCCATGCAGAATAAACAAGAGATTCATAGACGGTAACATGGGGAGAGTGGATATCAGTTTGTTCACAATATCCTGATATGCGAGCAAATGTTTCTTGCTTTTTAGGGTGCCCAGATATTGTTATTTCTCCTTGAATATATCCTGTTGTTTTCCTTCCAGACAACACATCCATTAGAGTTGTTTTACCAGCTCCACTTATACCCATTAGAGCTGTCAGAACTCCTGGTCTAAAAGCTCCATTAACACCCTTCAAAAGTTCAAGTCGATCTTCAAGAATTCCTTTGGCCTTCATTTCCTACAAGCAAGCATAAAGGGAGACTATTAGAATTATATCAGGAGTGAGACTAAATTACTGTCACTTTTTTGTGCTTGTTTTATTCAGAGAATAGGTAACTTTTGCAATCTTCATATGTCACCACTATATTATGCTATGTGCAGGCATGATGAGTTGagccttgtttggataaacaagtTAATTAAGCGCtagcataaacacttatcaCATAAGTGCTtctgtataagctatttctataatacAAAGTAAAGTCAAACCGTTTTGATAAGTTATCTTGGAAATGGACAtctcataagttgtttccataagctctcccagatagtctcacaagtgcttatgctagtagataagctcaaataaagTCAATCCAGACAGACTCTTATTCTAATGCTCCCAGAAAAGCCACTACATTTCTAATGCTGACAGTGGATTCTCCACATAAAAGTGCCTTTGAAGTTTGAAGCTAATTCTTGTACCTGTGGCATGTCCACCTCATATCCGATTTCATCAAAAGTGATAGAAAGGGGTGTGAAAGGAAGAACCATCCCCCGCTTCCTGCTGTGATCAGCTGCACTAACGTTGCCCACTTTTTCTGATAGCGTCGTTGAAGAAAAACTTCTTTGACTTGCATTTCCTTTGGCTTCATCGAAATTACACTGAATTAACATGTGAAGCAAAATAGGAAATTTTTTTGTAAGCGAACTTGTAACTCACCTGTAGAACATTCTAATTTAGAAGACAGTTCAATAATTTCTTTGTTTCCAGAAGTGGCAGCATTTCTCTCAGCCAAGGCTTCTTCTGATATTAAAGCTTGCGGTTTACCAAATGCTGCAGTAAAATGTTTCATTTTGTTACTTAGAGCActacatcaattttacaaactGAAAAGCACCTATTATATGTAGGATACTTACCATCAAGATAATGCAAGGCCAAAGGGAAAAGGAAGTTGAATAGAAACATGTATCCAATGGAAGCTCCAACTCCAATCCAATACCAGTACACTTCAGGGAAAAGGCCGCGCGACTTCAAGATCTGCACTCCTAATGGTTCTGTTGAATTAAGTGGAACCTGCAACATAAAAGCACAAGCATATTTTCAAACATGGATCAACACTCTTCACTAGTCATATATTAAGATTCTTGTATATGTAAGATGTTTCACTCATGGGATTGCATTGCTTGCTTACATGTGCCCAACTCTTTCCGAGGAATTCATTCACAGCTATAGCATTTTGTCCATACATCATCGGCGAGACCCAGTAACCCCATAACCACCACTTCTTCACATCATCTGATTCAAAAGAACATAGTTTATCAGAGCTTTTGACATCATATTTGAAGCAAACAATGTAcctgtttgaattgacttatttgtttatttatttatttatttgagtttatctacttgCATAAACACTTTTGAGAAGATTTGGGAGATCTTACAGAAACAACTTACGACATGTCCATATACTATTTTGAGCTTATTTACATCAGTTCTCTTGGATAGCTTATGAACCTAGCTTAGTGCATATATaataacaatttgactttattgtatccttttgttataaaaatagctcATGCACGAGCACTTATGTAATAAGTGCATGATTAGATTGCTTATCTAAACAGGACCAATATGCATCTTTGATAATAAACTGCACTGACAAGTAACACTTCACCTCTAGATATGATAAATCCACCCAGtaccaaaactgcaattaaagCAAATGATCCAACTGTATTAGCAACAATAACATTCCTCCCAACTGCGCCGATAAATCGAAAAAGTGCAGATGCCATCTGGTTGATACAAACTAGCAAAAAGTACTGCTTGATGAAACTACAATGACAGGATGTGTCTCAGCAAACTGGAGCAAATTATGTATGAAGTGCATGCagtaaagaataaaaaaacacattctCACCTTTCAAAACTTGGATCAAATCCTATAACATAGTAAGTCAACACAACCCATATACCAACTTCTACAAAACTTATAGGAATCTTAAGGATCCATGTAGGCAAAGAGTATGCCCAAGCAGGGAAAAAAAGAAGGTCCCTTTGCTTATAGAAAACCGGGAGTTTCACGATGAACAACGATAACTCGGCATATCCATTAAACGTAATTACAATTAGTATGAAGAATAGGGCACCCATATAGATCCCCCCATCTGCTTCTGTATTCCGGTGCATCTCAGTTCGTAGAAACATCGTCATCGTTACGATGCCAGTGAGAATCAactgaaaacaaacaaaaccaaaacatgAACCTAGTTGAAATAACACTGATGAACAATTAAGTAAGTTTTTCTTCAATGGTGACTCGGTGTGGCATGCTTACCTGCCAAATCTTGAAAATATAGACGAACGAATTCCTTTTCATAAGTAAGAGTTCTCTTGACACGCAAGCTTTTAACAGTTCTTTTTTGCTCACACCATACTTGTTTTTGGTTAAAACAGCAGGATGGCCTTTGGAAGTATCAAATGGAGTAGCAAGTTCGTCACCGAGCTTTTGACCAATGTGAAACAACTGAAATGCTTCAGCAAATTCTCTAACAGTGATAAAGTTATAtggttcatctttatttttccAGTACTGTTCTTGATCTTTTCTTGATGTTACCTGTCAAATACATGAATTGAAAGGCTGAGTTTATTATCTTTTATTAAAGGCGAAAAGAATAACAAGTCTTAATCTAGTGAAGCAAAAAAAAGTACTTCTTGTAAAAAGTCTGCTACTCCTTTCCTCTCTGGACATTTGAAACCGACGTGTTCAAAGAATTCGAGGATGTTTTCCCTTGGACCTTGATACACAATTTGTCCGTCTGAGAGGAGAATTATGTCGTCGAATAACTCATAAGTTTCAGGTGTTGGCTGGAGAAGAGAGATGAGAGCTGTTCCATTCAGAATTTGGATGGATTGTCTTAGTGAATTAATCATTTGGAATGTGGTCGAACTATCCAAACCAGTCGATATTTCGTCCATGAAAAGCGCTCTTGATGGTCCAACTAGCATCTCACCTGTAGTTGATTATCACATCTTGAGTTTCACAAAacacaaatgaaaataaaataaaaacacttcATGTCTTATTAGTATTTACCAGTTGTGACTCGTTTTCTTTGTCCGCCAGAAATACCTCGAATCATGTCATCCCCTACCATGGTATCAGCACAAACATCTAGTCCCAAAATCTGCCAAATGTTTAagaaacaggaaaaaaaaatgagctTCTTCCTTAATATATCTTAAAATCATCTTCAAAATTCACTGAATTGGTTTTTCTACCTTAATTATATAATCTGTAACTATGTTTGTTTCTTGGCCTTCTAGTGCTTCAGCCTGAAAATTAAGAATATTAAGTATGTTTAGCTATATCTCCAAGCTATTAATTTTCTGCAAAGAGGTTTATTAACATTTAATCTTTATCTCTCATCTCACCTTCATATAAATATCAAGATCAGGATCTGGCTTAATGTTTTCAGCCTTCTCTCTTCTTGATAATTCTGCCAGCATATCTGTCAATTGCACAAAGTCGAAAAACAGTTCAATCAAATGCAAGTGACAAAACATAATCCTTCAAGGTAAAGAAAAAGGGCTATGTTACTGACCGTAACGAGTTCCGATCCCTTGACACCTTGCTGAAAAGGCCAATGTTTCTCTGACTGTCATTTCTCCTATGTGCAAATCAGTTTGACTTATGTAAGCTGATGTTCTCTGTGGCACAAATTCTTCCATTTCATGATCATTATACGTGACTCGCCCCGAAAGCTGCAATTAATCAGCAAAGGAAACATATGAATTATGATTGCCAAAATTGAGCATTACTTAAGAGCTGTGTTATCTTGACACCAAATTCGATATCAAATTTCAACATCAATTTGGATAATTAATGCAGTTCAAATATGTGATTAACT
Coding sequences within it:
- the LOC123895433 gene encoding pleiotropic drug resistance protein 1-like, which translates into the protein MEGGELRVASGRIGSSSIWRSGAVDVFSGSSRRDDDEQELQWAAIEKLPTYLRMTRGILNEAQGEQPVEIDINKLGPLQRKNLVERLVKISEQDNEKFLLKLRQRIDRVGLDFPTIEVRFEHLNVEAESSVGSRALPTILNFYINLLEVCVNFLHLIPSQKKPLTVLHDVSGIIKPKRMTLLLGPPSSGKTTLLLALAGRLGKDLKLSGRVTYNDHEMEEFVPQRTSAYISQTDLHIGEMTVRETLAFSARCQGIGTRYDMLAELSRREKAENIKPDPDLDIYMKAEALEGQETNIVTDYIIKILGLDVCADTMVGDDMIRGISGGQRKRVTTGEMLVGPSRALFMDEISTGLDSSTTFQMINSLRQSIQILNGTALISLLQPTPETYELFDDIILLSDGQIVYQGPRENILEFFEHVGFKCPERKGVADFLQEVTSRKDQEQYWKNKDEPYNFITVREFAEAFQLFHIGQKLGDELATPFDTSKGHPAVLTKNKYGVSKKELLKACVSRELLLMKRNSFVYIFKIWQLILTGIVTMTMFLRTEMHRNTEADGGIYMGALFFILIVITFNGYAELSLFIVKLPVFYKQRDLLFFPAWAYSLPTWILKIPISFVEVGIWVVLTYYVIGFDPSFESFIKQYFLLVCINQMASALFRFIGAVGRNVIVANTVGSFALIAVLVLGGFIISRDDVKKWWLWGYWVSPMMYGQNAIAVNEFLGKSWAHVPLNSTEPLGVQILKSRGLFPEVYWYWIGVGASIGYMFLFNFLFPLALHYLDAFGKPQALISEEALAERNAATSGNKEIIELSSKLECSTAKGNASQRSFSSTTLSEKVGNVSAADHSRKRGMVLPFTPLSITFDEIGYEVDMPQEMKAKGILEDRLELLKGVNGAFRPGVLTALMGISGAGKTTLMDVLSGRKTTGYIQGEITISGHPKKQETFARISGYCEQTDIHSPHVTVYESLVYSAWLRLPSEVDSATRKMFIEEVMELIELTSIRDALVGLPGVNGLSTEQRKRLTIAVELVANPSIIFMDEPTSGLDARAAAIVMRTVRNTVDTGRTVVCTIHQPSIDIFDAFDELLLLKRGGEEIYVGPLGRHCSHLINYFEGINGVPKIKNGYNPATWMLEVTSEAQEAALGVNFSELYKNSDLYRRNKTLIGELSVPPEGSKDLYFATQHSQSFLTQCMACLWKQHLSYWRNPPYSAVRLLFTTIVALLFGTIFWDIGSKRGRRQDIFNAMGSMYAAVLFIGVQNATTVQPVVVIERTVFYREKAAGMYSALPYAFGQVAVEIPYILIQSLVYGVIVYIMIGFERTPAKFFWYLFFMFFTLLYFTLFGMMLAGATPDHNVAAIVSFFFYLLWNLFSGFVIPRTRMPIWWRWFFWICPIAWTLYGLVTTQFGDVKDVLDTGETVEEFVMNYFGYRDDFKGVAAAVVVSLSLIFGSSFAYSIKAFNFQKR